The DNA region TGGAGGCGTCTGCAGGCCACCCGAGAAGAGCACGAGCGGCCGCGCGGCGCGCCCTCGCACCATCCGGGCCCCGGCCACGGCCCAGCCGCGAAGGCCGTCGAAGGCATCGTCGGGCAGCCCCTGCACCTGCGCGTTCAACGCGGCCTCGAGCGGGTCGAGGAAGTACGGAGCTCGAACGGCTCCGGGAGCACGCTGGGCCGGATACCAGAGATGGACGACGACCTCCCTCACGTCGTTGGGGTCGACGGTGGCCAATTCGGGGCGGGAGGGGTCGGTCAGGTGCAGGACGCGCACACCCACGGCGTGCGGTCCGCCGGGACGACGAGGACCATCCTCGGCGTGAGCGGTACCCGTCGCCAGCGACAGACACAGGCCGGGAACGACGAAAGCAGTGAGGACAACGGCGGCAAGGGACATGAGAGGACTCCTGGCGGCGTCACGCGTGCGCACGGATCGCCGGTTTCGGCCGCCGATCCGGTCAGCGGCTCCTGCCTACTACGCGACATCCGTCGCCAGACCCCGCAGTGGTGTCCCCTGTCGCTCGACACTCGGCCGCCCGTGCAACGCGAGGGGTAGAATCGGGCCGACCCATGCATTCGGCAGAAGACGAGTCCGGACCGACGTCACTGGCCGCCGATGTATACGAGGACCTGAGGCGCCTGGCACGGGCCCGCCTCTCTCGCGAGCGCGCGGGCCATACCCTTCAGGCCACGGCCCTGGTGCACGAGGCCTGGATTCGACTGGCCGACCACAGGCGTGTCGCCTGGCAGAACCGATCCCATTTCCTGGCGATCGCCGCGCAGTGCATGCGTCGGCTGCTTGTGGACCACGCGCGGGCCCGCGGTCGGGACAAGCGTGGCGGTGACTGGGAACGGGTGACGCTGGAGGACGTGGGTGGCCATCCCGACGGCCTCGACCCGGCCGACGTGATGGCCCTGGACGAGGCGCTCGAGCAGCTGGGACGCCTCGACCCGCGACAGGCGCAGGTGGTCGAACTGCGCTTCTTCGGGGGCCTGAGCGTGCCGGAGGTGGCCGAGGTGCTCGGCCTGTCGCGACGAACGATCGAGGACGACTGGACCCACGCGCGGGCCTGGCTGCGCCGCGCCCTCGCGAGCCGATCATGAACGCTGCGCGCCACGCCCGCGCCAAGTCGATCTTCCTCGAGGCCAGTCGCTGCGCGCCCGAAGAGCGCCCAGCCCTGCTGGCGCGCCTGTGCGGCGACGACACCGGACTGCGCGCGGAGGTCGAAGGCCTGCTGGGCTTCCACGACGACCGTACGGACGGAGGGTGGGACGCCTCGTCGCCGGCTCCGCCGCCCATCGTCGTGCGGCACCACGAGGTCGCGACGGGCGAGCTCTCGCCGGGCGATCTGTTCGCGGGCCGCTACCGCATCGATGCCTGCATCGGGCGCGGTGGGATGGGGGCCGTCTACAAGGTCTTCGACACGCTGCTCGCCCTTCCGGTCGCGCTGAAGGTGGTTCACACGCACGCCGACCGTGACGGCAACCGGCTCCTCCAGGAGGTGCGGCTCGCGCGGGCCATCACGCACCCGGCCGTGTGCCGGACGTACGATGCCGGGGAAGTCGAGGGACGCCGGTACTTCACCATGGAGTACGTGGACGGCGAGGACCTCGCGACGCTGTTGCGCCGCGTCGGCCGGTTGCCCCCGTCGCGGGTGGCGACGCTCGCCCGGCAGCTCTGCGCCGGACTGGCCGCGGCGCACGCGCGAGGGGTGCTGCATCGCGACCTGAAGCCCGCCAACGTCATGCTGGACCGGCGGGGCGACATCCGCATCACCGATTTCGGCATCGCGGTGGCGATGGGCCCGTCGACACCCGGCCGGCAGATGGCGGGCACGCCCGCCTACATGGCGCCCGAGGTCCTCGCCGGAGGGCCAGCCTCGCAGGCCAGTGACGTCCATGCCCTCGGCATCGTCCTCTATGAACTCCTGACCGGCGCACATCCGGCCAGCGCCGCGGCGCACCCCGGCGCGCCGATCCCGCGCCCCTCGCAATTGGTGAGCGACGTGCCGGCGGGCCTCGACGAGGTCATCATGGCGGCCTTGGCCCCGGTGTCGGCCCGGCCCGCGTCGGCCCTCGCACTGGCCGCCGCCCTTCCTGGCGGCGACGTGCTGGCCCTGGCCAGGGATGCCGGCCTGACACCCCCGCCGCAGGTGGTGGCTGGGGCGGGTGGCCTTGGTGCGCTCGCCGGGGGCGAGGCCCGTCGATGGCTCGCGGTCTGGGCCATCGGCCTGGTAATCGTGATGGGCGCACCCGGCCGGCGCGCCCTCGACCGCCTGCCGATGGAAGACCCACCGGCGGTGCTGGCCGCGCAGGCCGAGGCTCGGCTTCGGACGGTGGCGGCCTTTGCGCGTCCGGCGCGCTGGACGCATCGCTTTCAGCCCGCCGGGGCCTCTGGTCTCGAGTGGATGGCGCCTGCCGGCGATCCGGCGGAGGGCGCATGGGTCGTCTATCGGGAAGGCCCGGCCTCGGCAGCATCGGGCGGCAGTCACGCGGGCAGGCGAGACGACCTGTCGGTGGACACCCCGATGCCCGTGACCCCGGGCAGTGCCGCGGTGGCGGTCAACGCGCGCGGCCACCTGCGTCGGCTCCGGATCGTGCCTCTCAGGACGCCGGCGGCAGACGCGAGTGCGGCCGTCTCCTCGCCGTGGGCGGCACTGTGGGCGTGGAGTGGCATCGATCCGGCGAGCGTGGTGACCGAGACGGCGACCGGCACCGAGCCACAGCCCTTCGCCGACCGGGTATGGGCCTGGACCGGACGGCTCACCACTGGGGCCCAGGTGCGGATCGAGGCCGCCACGCTGGGCGGAACGCTCACGATGTTCCGGGTGCTGCCGCCGGGGTCGTCGGTGGTGACGGACGGCGTGTCAGGCGCAGATGCGGGCACCGTCGTGCCGATCGTGCTCGCGCTGGCGCTCACTGCAGGCGGCCTCGCGCTGGCCTGGCGCAACGTTCGCAGCGGGCGCGGCGATGGCGTCGGCGCGACGCGCCTGGGGGGGTTCACCTTCGTGGTCCTGTCCGGCACGGCGCTGCTCGATGCCGACTGGCGGGTGCTCGGCACCGATCCGCAGCTTCCCTGGACGGTTGCAGGGATGGCGATGGTCGGCGCAGCGCTGACCGGCATCTTCTACCTCGCCTCGGAGCCGACGGTCCGGCGGCACTGGCCGGAAAGCCTGGTGGCCTGGACGCGGTTGATGGCCGGGCGGGTGCGGGATCCCCGGGTCGGCCGGGAGGTGCTGGTCGGGGCGACGATGGCCGTGGCACTCGCCGCGCTCGGCGGGCTCCTGCCGGCCGCAGCGGTGCCCCCGAGCCCTCAGGATCTGGACGCAGCCGGCGCGCTGATGGGAAGCCGCCACCTGGTGGCGGCGTGGCTGGACCTGCTGCCGCGGTCGGTGCTGGGCGGCATGATCCACGCCGTGCTGTTCGCGTTGGCGGTGCGGGGGCTCGGCCGCCGGGACCTGGCCGTGGTGGCGTCGGGTGGGCTGTTCGTATTGCTGGGGGCGCTGTCGGGCTCGACCGGCGCGGCGCTGGTGATCGAGGCGCTGCTGTCGGGGGTCCGGCTCGTGCTGCTCACTCGCGTGGGCCTGCTCGCACTCGTCGGGCATCTGTACTCCCTGCAGGTCGTTACCAGCCTCCCCCTGGCCCTCCGGGTGGACTGGCGCCTCGAGTACTCGCTGACGACAGCGCTGATGCTGACGGCGCTGGTGATCACCGCCGCTCGAGTGGCCATCGGGCGTTCCGGGTTCGCGGCCGAGAGGACGGCCACTGCCCCGTCCCCTCGGGCCTGACTGGCGCCAACCGGACCGAATCGGCTATCATTCCAAGTTCGCTGGCGCCCGATGGACGGGGGCCATGCACGTCGACGGACTGGTGCCCCTGCCGGGGATGTCTGGGCCGATCGCGGAGGACGTACCGTGGCATTGACGAAGGACCGCAAGACCAACCTGATCGAGGATTTCCGCCAGCACGAGTCCGATACGGGCTCTCCCGAAGTGCAGGTGGCCATCCTGAGCGAGCGCATCACGTACCTGACCGAGCACTTCAAGACGCACGCGAAGGACCACCACTCCCGCCGTGGCCTCCTGAAGCTGGTGGGCCAGCGTCGCCGGTTGCTCGATTACGTGAAGGCCAAGAACACCGACCGCTACGCCCAGCTGATCAAGCGCCTGGGCATCCGCAAGTAGCGAGCCACACCATGGGACGGGAGCCGTGCTTCCGTCCCTTCGTGTTTGGCACGCTCACCGACCGCGCGCGGCTCGTGGCAGGCCCGGCAGTTCTCCCGCCGTGCGGCCCCACTCGGGCGCGATTGCCGTACCGCACACCGCCAGGGCAGACAGGTCCCCTGGCAAGGACATGACAGGGAACCCCATGCACACACGCAGTCTCGAGCTCGGATCCCGGGCTCTCTCGTTCGAAACCGGCAAGCTCGCCAAGCAGGCCGACGGCTCCGTCCTCGTCCGGATGGGCGACACCGTCGTCCTCGTCAGCGCCTGCCACGCCGCGTCGCCGCGCCAGGGCATCGACTTCCTGCCGCTGACGGTGGACTACCGCGAGTTCACCTACGCCTCGGGTCGCATCCCGGGCGGCTTCTTCAAGCGCGAAGGCAAGCCGACCGAGAAGGAAGTGCTCACCAGCCGCCTGATCGACCGGCCGATCCGCCCGCTCTTCCCGGCCGGCTGGGCGTTCGAGACGCAGGTCATCGCGATGGTGATCTCGGCCGACACCGACTACGACTCCGACGTCCTGGCGGTGACCGGCGCGGGCTGCGCGCTGGCGCTGTCGGAGATGCCGTTCCTCAAGACCATCGCCGGCGTCCGCGTCGGCCAGGTGGACGGCCAGTACGTGATCAACCCGACCTTCGCGCAGCGCAAGCAGAGCGCGCTCGACCTGATCATCGCCGGGAGCGCCGACGCGATCATGATGGTGGAGGCCGGGGCGCAGGAGGTCAGCGAGGAGACGATGGTGGGCGCGCTCGACGCGGGCCACGCCGCCATCAAGCAGATCGTCGCGACGATCGACGACCTCGCCAAGGCCGCCGGCAAGAAGAAGATCGTGATGCCCGTCAAGGAAGTCGCCCACGACTTCTACCGCGAGGTCGAGGAGAAGGTGTACCTGCCCCTCGCCGACGCGATGCGCATCAAGGACAAGCTCGAGAACTACAGCCGCGTCGACCAGGTGCTGGCCGACCTGGTCGCCTCCATCCCCGAGGAAGAGGTCGAGCGTCGCGTCGAGGCCAAGAAGATCTTCAAGGGCCTGAAGGAAAAGGTCATGCGCGACGAGGCCCTCGAGCGCGGCAAGCGCCTCGACGGCCGCTCGTTCGAGCAGATCCGCCCGATCTGGACCGAGGTCTCGGTGCTTCCCCGCGTGCACGGCTCGGCCGTCTTCACGCGTGGCGAGACGCAGGCCCTCGTCACCGCCACCCTCGGCACTGCGGACGACCAGCAGAAGATCGAGACGATGGACGGCGAGACCTACAAGCGCTTCATGCTCCACTACAACTTCCCGCCGTTCTCGGTGGGTGAGGTGGGCTTCATGCGCGGCCCGGGCCGCCGCGAGGTGGGCCACGGCGCCCTCGCCGAGCGCGCCCTCGCCCCGGTCATCCCGGCCGAGGCCGACTTCCCGTACACCGTCCGCGTCGTCTCCGACATCCTCGAGAGCAACGGCTCCTCGTCGATGGCCAGCGTCTGCGGCGGGTCGATGGCGATGATGGACGCGGGCGTGCCGCTGCGCGCGCCGGTGGCCGGCGTCGCCATGGGCCTCATCATGGACGAGGCCACCGGCAAGTACGCGGTGCTGACCGACATCGCCGGCGCCGAGGACCACTACGGCGACATGGACTTCAAGGTGGCCGGCACCGCGCAGGGCATCACCGCCCTGCAGATGGACATCAAGGTCTCCGGCATCACGATGGAGATCATGCGCCAGGCGCTCGCCCAGGCGCTGAAGGGCCGCCTCGAGATCCTCGGCAAGATGGCCGAGTCGATCGCGGCGCCGCGCACCCAGACCTCGCAGTGGGCGCCGCGCATCGTGTCGATCAGGATCCCGGTCGACAAGATCCGCGACGTCATCGGGCCCGGCGGCAAGATGATCCGCAGCATCATCGACCGCACCGGCGTCAAGATCGACGTCGAGGACGATGGCCGCATCAACGTGGCGAGCAACGACGAGGCCTCCGCGGCCCGCGCCCTGGCGATCATCCAGGAACTCACCGCGACGCCCGAGGTCGGCAAGACCTACATGGGCAAGGTGCAGCGCATCGCCGACTTCGGCGCGTTCGTCGAGATCATGCCGGGCGTGGACGGCCTCCTGCACGTGTCGGAGATCGCCCTGCACCGCGTGAAGGACGTGCGCGACGAGCTGAAGGAAGGCGAGCAGCTCCTCGTGAAGGTGCTCAACGTCGACCCCTCGGGCAAGATTCGCCTGAGCCGCAAGGCCCTCCTCCAGGAGGAGCAGCCGAAGGCCGAATAGTTCGGCAGTCGGCAGTCGGCAGTCGGCGACGGCCGTCCAAGGGCGCTTCCCCTCCGGGGTTGCGCCCTTCGGCTTTTCGCCTGACCATTGGGCGTCAGTTCCGGCCTCCCCCGGCACGCGGCATTGTCGACCGACCGTCAGTCCTTCCCCACCGTGCCGTCCCTCGCCACCGAGGCCGACGCCACCGCGCACGCCGGCGGCGCGGTGGTGCACGACCTCGGGCTGGGCGCCCCCCGCCGCATCGGGCCGTACACGATCACCGGCGTGCTCGGCACCGGCGGCATGGGCGTGGTGTACCGCGCCACGCAGGAAGAGCCGCTGCGGCGCGAGGTGGCGCTCAAGCTGGTGCGCCGCGGCCTGGACACCGAGCGGCTGATCGCGCGGTTCGACGCCGAGCGACTCGTCCTCGCGCGCATGAACCACTCCGGCGTCGCGCGCGTGTTCGACGCCGGCGCCACCGTCGACGGGCGACCGTACTTCGTCATGGAACTGGTGCAGGGCCTGCCCCTCACCGAGTACTGTGACGCACGCCGCGCGCCGCTGCGCGAGCGCCTCGGCCTGTTCGTCAGCACGTGCCGCGCCGTGCAGCACGCGCACCAGAAGGGCATCGTCCACCGCGACCTCAAGCCCTCGAACATCCTCGTGTCCGACGAGGAGGGCGCACCGACCACCAAGGTGATCGACTTCGGCATCGCCAAGGTGGTGGCCGATGACGGCCCGGACCGTCACCTGCTGACGCGAGAGGGACAGTTCGTCGGCACGCCGGAGTACATGAGTCCGGAACAGGCTGGCGTGCTCGAGGCCGACGTCGACACGCGCACCGACGTCTACGCACTCGGCGTCGTGCTGTACGAACTGCTGGCGGGCCGCAAGCCGCACCGCTTCACCTCCGGCACGCGCGACCAGCTGCACAGCGTGCTGCGCGATGCGTCCGTGGCGCGACCGAGCACCGCCGTGGGCGTCGCCCCGGCGCGCGCCAGGTTCACGGCCGCCCCGGCGCCTGCGCCTGGCGAGTGGCTGGCGATCGCCGCAGCGCGACAGACCACGCCCGAGCGCCTGCGCCGGCTGCTGGCCGGCGACCTCGACACGATCGTGCTCAAGGCGATGGCCTTCGAGCCGGCGCGGCGCTACGGCTCGGTCGACCAACTGGCCGACGACGTCGAGCGATACCTGCAGGGCGAGCCGGTCCTCGCCCGACCGGATTCGTGGGCGTACCGGACGCGCAAGTTCATCGGCCGTCACCGGTTGGCCGTGGCGGGCGCCGCCCTCGCGGCCGTGGCGCTGATCGCCGTCTCGGCGGTCACCGCCATCCAGTCGGCGCGCGTGGCTCGCGAGCGCGATCGAGCCGAACAGGCGCTGGCGCGCGCGTCGGCGGTGAACCGGTTCCTCGTGGACATGTTCGGCCAGGCCGACCCGCGGCAGGCCCTCGGCGAGTCCCTCACGGCCGAGCAGATGCTGGAACGTGCGGCGACGCGCCTCCAGACGACCATGCGAGGCGAGCCGCAGGTACGCGGCGAGCTGCTGCAATCGCTCGCGGACGTCTACAAGCAGCTCGGCAAGTACGACGTGTCCGAGCGGCTCAACGCCGAAGCCGTGGTGATGCGCCGCGGCGGTGATGCGCTCGTCCTGGCCGACAGCCTCGACGCGCTCGGCGACGTGCGTCGCTATGCAGGTCGGCCCGACGAGGCGGTGCCGCCTCTCGAGGAAGCCCTGGCGATCAGGCGCCGCCTGCTGCCCGCCGTCCACCGCGACGTCGCCGAGACGTACAACAACCTCGGACTCGTGCGCCAGGCGCAGGGCCGCCATGCAGAGGCCGAGGCGCTGCATCGCACGGGCCTGGCGATGTGGGAACAGCTGCAGGCGAGGGAAGAGGGCGAGGATCTCGTCGCGCTCGGGCTCACCAACCTCGGGCGCGCCGTGCGCGCCCAGGGTCGCAGCGAGGAAGCCGCGGCGCTCTTCCAGCGCGCACTCGACATCCGGCGACGGGTCCTGCCCGCCAACAACCCACGGATCGGCAGCAGCCTGTCGTACCTGGGACTGACGCACCTCGACGCCAATCGTCCGGCCGAGGCTCTCGTGCTCTTCAAGCAGGCGCTGGCCATCAGGGAGGCGACGCTGGGTGGGAAACACCCACAGACCCAGCAGTCGCGCGTGCAGGTCGCGCGCGCCTCATGGCGACTGGGCGACGTGCCGACGGCCCGGCGCGAGGCCGGCGCCGTCGTCTCGGCGGCCGTGGGCAACCCCAATGCGTCACCGGTCACGGTGGGCGAGGCCCGCGTGCTGTTGGCGCATGTCGCCCTTGCCGCCGGCCAGGCAACGCAGGCACGTGCAGAACTGACCGAGGCGCGTCGTCTGCTGGCCGGTGACCGCGGCGGCTCGCTGCGTCCCGAGGTGGACGCACTCGCCGCACGCCTCGATGCGCGTCCCTGACGCGGTCACCGCCCGCGACGCACGCCCTCGCCCGTCACGCCGGGCCGGCGTGGGTGGCGGGCTGCGCCGACTGGCGCCGGGCTGGGCGATACTGGCCGACGCGACCGACCCACAGGTCCTGCGGCAGAGGTCGGCGAGCACCGGCGTGGACGGCCGCCGCATCAAACGACGAGACCCGCGATGAACACGACGAAGACGGCGACCGACCATGGCCGCGGGACCACGAGGCGCGCGGTGCTGCAGCGACTGGCGGCGACCTGCTGGGCCGGCCTCGCCGTGCAGCCGGCGCCGGAGCCGGCCGGGCGTCGCAGCTTCACGATCACGGCGCGCAAGTACGCGTTCGAGCCCGAGGTGATCGACGTGCGCCGCAACGACGTGGTGCGACTCACCATCACTTCCGCCGACATCGCCCACAGCTTCACCGTGGATGCCTATCGCATCCAGAAGCGCATCCCGCCGGGCGGCAGCGTCACGTTCGAGTTCCGCGCCGACGAGGTCGGTCGCTTCCCGTTCTACTGCAGCATGCGCGCCGACGAGGGCTGCCAGGAGATGCAGGGCGAGTTGATCGTGCGGTAGCGCACGCCAGCACAAGGGACAAGGGACGAGCGAACAGTCACAAGGGGGGCACGGGACGAGGGCCCCCCGGCCCCTTTCCCTCGCCCCTGATGACCCTCGTGACTGGTCCTCTTGGCCCTCGTCCCTGGAAGCCTTGTGACTGGTCCCCTCGTGACTGGTCCCCTCGTCTCTGGTCTCTCGTCTCTCGTCCCTGGTCCCTTGTAACCCTTGTGACTCGTCTCTCGTCTCTCGTCCCTGGTCCCTTGCAGCCCTTGTGACTCGTCCCTCGTCCCTCGTCACTTGTGCAGCGTGCTCTTCGCCGTCTCGAGGTACTGCGTCCAGTCGTAGCGGTTGATGTCGTGGCCGCCCGTGCGCACGTGATAGCGCACGCGCCGGCCCACGGGCGCATCGACCGGCGGCATCTCCGTCACGTCCCCCAGGCCGGTGCCGCCGAGGAACCGCCAGGCCGGGTCGGCCGCCAGGGTGGCGAGGAATTCGCCGCGGGGATCGGCCCATCGATCGTCGACCGCACTGGCGACGTGCAGCGCGCGTGGCGCGACCAGCGCGAGCAGCTGGTGCTGGTCGACGGGCATCTCGGCCTCGCGGCCAGCCCACGACGCGGCATTGCCGCAGAACCAGTGCGGGAAGCTCGACGTGATGCGGCCGATCGTCTCCCCGTAGATGCGGCGGCTCAGCGCCGCACCGGCGCACCCCGAGTCGTTGGACACGACCATCGCGAAGGCCTCGTCCTGCACCCCGGCCCAGAGCGCCGCCTTGCCCAGGCGGCTGTGCCCGATCACGATGGCCCGCGACGCATCGAGGCCAGGAACGCCGGTCGCGGCGGCGCGCATCTGCGACAGCCCCCATGCCCACATGCCGATCGCCCCCCACCGTTCGCGCACCGGGATGCGGTCCTGCAGGCCATCGGCCAGCGGCGCGATGCCGTCGCGGACCACGGCCGGGTCGTCGGGTGCGAAGTCGCCGTAGTACGCCGTCATCAGCGCGCAGTCCCGCTCGATGATCAGGTCGACCGGCCAGCGTCGCGCCATCGTGCCGCGCGACCGCTCCGTGGCGCGGTGTTGGACGATCCCGTTGGCCTCGCTCGCGCGCATCCAGCGCCGGTTGAGGACGATGCCCGGATCAGGATCGACCGCATGGTTGCCGTAGTAGTTCAGGCCGACGAACACGGGCACCCGTCGGCCGTGCGCGGGCCGGTAGACGAGCACGTCCACCGAGGCCTTCCCCACCCAGTCGAGCCGCAGTTGCTGCCGGAGGGCGCGGCCGTCGAGCACGGGCACCGGCGCATCGATGGCCGTCACCGTGCACGCGGCGAGCCCTCGCGGAGTGCGGCCGTACATCTGCGCCGCGAACGTGTCGAGCAGCTCCACGCGGCGGGCCTGCCAGTCGTCCCGACCTCGCAGCGGCCGGCCCGCGGCATCGACGAGCAGCGGCGGCAGCGTGTACGGCGGCACCTTCGCCTCGTCGTAGTTGGCGTCGTCCTGCGCGTGCAGTCGGGTGCCGAGCAGGGTGGCGAGCGTCGTGGCGGTGAAGGCGCGGCGGGTGATCATGACTCGGGGCTCAGGGCTCAGGGCTCAAGGCCCAGGGCCCAGGGCCCAAGGCCCAAGGCCCAAGGCCCAAGGCCCAGGGCCCAGAGAGCATAACGCGGGGCCGAGGTCGCACAGGTGACCGGCCGCCGGCTACGGGCGGCCCGCGGGATCGGTCGATTGCGCCGCGCGGCGCGCGGCGGCGATGCGCTGCGGGATCGGTGGATGCGTGAGGAAGAACGCACGGGTGAGCAGCGAGTCCTCCTCGCTGGCCAGGTTGCGCGCCCCCAGACGCGTGAGCACGCGCTCGAGCACCTCCGGGCGGCCGGTGAGGTCGAGGGCGAAGGCGTCGGCCTCGGCCTCGTGCAGCCGGGACTGGGCGAGCAGCCACGGGCGTGCGGCCAGCCAGGCCAGGCCCGCGCCCACCAGCATCCAGGCCACCGACGCCGGATCGGTGATGCCGCCCGTGCGGCCCACCCAGCGGGCCGGTCCCGCGGCGCCCGCCTGGGCGGCAAGCACCGCGAGCACCAGCACGGCGGCCTGCGCCCGCACCCGGGTCCACGTGTGGCCGTGGGCGTGGTGACCGAGCTCGTGCGCCACCACCACGTCCATCTCGTCGGGCGGGCATCCTGCGACCAGGGTGTCCGAGAGCAGCAGCCGTCGCGGCCCGAGCACGCCGACCAGCGCCGCGTTGGCGTGATCGCCCTGCTCGGCGAAGACCCACTCGTGCAGGCCAGCGAGGCGCAGCCCGGCCCGAGAGGCGAGGGCGTGCAGACGACCCGTGGTCGTCTCGTCGCTCATCGGCCGCACCCGCGGCGACAGCAGGATCAGCCACGGCGCCAACAGCATGACGGCCCCCGCCACGACGAGCAGCAACGCCGCCGTCGCCAGTCCGCCAAGCCACGGCGTGAACTGCGAGAGCGCGGCGAACACCCACCAGCCGAGTGCACCTCCTGCCACAGTGGCAAGACCGTGCCGAAGGCGCTCACGCGCGAGGTGGCGTGCCGACACCACGGGCAGGTTGTAGCGCGCCGCTAGTCCGCCCAGTCGGCGGTTGGCGAAGGGGGCGGCCGCCAACGCTGCGAGCGCCAGGCTGGCCGCGATGACCGCGGCAGCGGCCAGGCCCTGAAGCGGCCCGGGGAGCGGTGCAGCAGGCGCGAGGGCCGCGGCGCCCGTCACGCGGCGGGCGATGGCGACGGGAAGGGGGCTGCAGGCCATCGCGAGGAGCACCACGCCGGCTGCCGTCACCTCCAGCAGCCGGAGGCCGCGCTCGGCGCGGCGATAGCGAGTGCCCTTGTCTTCGTTCACGGGAAACCGGCGGCGGCCGCCAGGCGACGGCCCCGGCGGGGAGCCGCAACCTGACGCCCGCAGCCGCCTAGTGGGTCAGATCGAGCCGGAGCACCTTGGACACGCCCGGCTCCTCCATCGTCACCCCGTACAGGCGGTCGGCGATCTCCATCGTCTTGCGGTGGTGCGTGATGAGCACGAACTGCGTGTGGTCCTGCATGCTGCGCAGCATCTCCACGAACCGGCCGATGTTGGCGTCGTCGAGCGGCGCGTCGATCTCGTCGAGGAGGCAGAACGGGCTCGGGCGGTACTTGAAGATGCCGAACATCAACGCCATCGCGGTCAGGGCCTTCTCGCCGCCCGACAGCAGTTGCACGTTCTGCAGGCGCTTGCCGGGCGGCTGCGCGACGATGTCGATGCCGCTCTCGAGCACGTCCTCCTGATCGAGGAGCACGAGGCCGGCGCGCCCTCCCCCGAACAGCGTGGTGAACATCACTTCGAAGTTGGCGTTGACGGCCGCGAACGCCTCGGCGAACCGCTCGCGCGTCGTCTTGTCGATGCGCGCGATGGCCTCGCCCGTCGATGCGATGGCGTCGATGAGGTCCTTGCGCTGGCCCGTGAGGAACCCGTGGCGCTGCTCGAGCTCGTCGAACTGCTCGATGGCCATCATGTTGACGGCGCCGAGCGCCGCGATGCGCGCCTTGAGCCGCGTGATGGCCTGCTCGGCGCTGAGGACCGGTGGCGGCGGTTCGACGGCGGCCTCTGCGGCGGCATCGCTTGCCTCGCCGGCCGCACTGCCGGCCTCCGCCGACGCATCGG from Luteitalea sp. TBR-22 includes:
- a CDS encoding cupredoxin domain-containing protein, with the translated sequence MNTTKTATDHGRGTTRRAVLQRLAATCWAGLAVQPAPEPAGRRSFTITARKYAFEPEVIDVRRNDVVRLTITSADIAHSFTVDAYRIQKRIPPGGSVTFEFRADEVGRFPFYCSMRADEGCQEMQGELIVR
- a CDS encoding M48 family metallopeptidase → MNEDKGTRYRRAERGLRLLEVTAAGVVLLAMACSPLPVAIARRVTGAAALAPAAPLPGPLQGLAAAAVIAASLALAALAAAPFANRRLGGLAARYNLPVVSARHLARERLRHGLATVAGGALGWWVFAALSQFTPWLGGLATAALLLVVAGAVMLLAPWLILLSPRVRPMSDETTTGRLHALASRAGLRLAGLHEWVFAEQGDHANAALVGVLGPRRLLLSDTLVAGCPPDEMDVVVAHELGHHAHGHTWTRVRAQAAVLVLAVLAAQAGAAGPARWVGRTGGITDPASVAWMLVGAGLAWLAARPWLLAQSRLHEAEADAFALDLTGRPEVLERVLTRLGARNLASEEDSLLTRAFFLTHPPIPQRIAAARRAAQSTDPAGRP